A genome region from Brassica oleracea var. oleracea cultivar TO1000 chromosome C2, BOL, whole genome shotgun sequence includes the following:
- the LOC106320676 gene encoding AP2-like ethylene-responsive transcription factor TOE2 isoform X3, which translates to MMLDLNLDVVSTQMDESVTSNSSVVNAEASSCIDGEEELCSTRAAVKFQFEILKGRGREEEDRTTKEFFPVAQSSRSSVDISFQRGTQGGDFVQPPPAQPVKKSRRGPRSKSSQYRGVTFYRRTGRWESHIWDCGKQVYLGGFDTAHAAARAYDRAAVRFRGLEADINFVISDYEEDLKQMAHLSKEEVVQVLRRQSSGFSRSNSRYQGVSLQKIGGWRGTQMKQFNGNMTVASLIEPHASRIIPEAANVKLDLSLGISLSLGDGPKQKDKTPNSMMENHMAAATCDSPFNLLKRGSDHLINRHVLHPSAFFSPMERTPEKGFMSPPPQSFLTRTLQAQDQFSGVTATTAIASPLYSNAASSGFSPSATPPPSSSSTATLHPSQPFLNLNIPGLYVIHPSDSPSQQHHPHLMNRSQPPPPYKRTCNIE; encoded by the exons ATGATGCTGGATCTCAATCTCGACGTCGTGTCAACTCAGATGGATGAATCGGTGACTTCGAACTCTTCTGTAGTCAATGCCGAGGCGTCAAGCTGCATCGACGGCGAAGAGGAGCTCTGCTCCACACGCGCCGCGGTCAAGTTTCAGTTTGAAATACTGAAAGGAAGAGGTCGAGAAGAAGAAGATAGAACGACTAAGGAGTTTTTTCCTGTTGCGCAAAGTTCGAGGAGCTCCGTTGATATCTCCTTCCAGAGAGGGACACAAGGCGGAGACTTTGTACAGCCACCACCAGCACAGCCGGTGAAGAAAAGCAGGAGAGGGCCTAGGTCTAAGAGTTCTCAGTACAGAGGGGTCACTTTCTATAGGAGGACAGGCAGATGGGAATCTCATATCTG GGATTGCGGTAAACAAGTTTATTTAG GTGGATTTGACACTGCTCATGCTGCAGCTAG GGCGTACGATCGAGCTGCTGTCAGGTTCAGGGGACTGGAGGCTGACATTAATTTCGTTATCAGCGATTATGAAGAGGATCTCAAGCAG ATGGCGCATCTTTCCAAGGAGGAAGTTGTGCAAGTACTTCGGCGACAGAGCTCTGGTTTCTCCAGGAGCAATTCAAGATATCAAGGAGTTTCTTTGCAGAAGATTGGCGGGTGGAGGGGAACTCAAATGAAGCAGTTCAATGGAAACAT GACGGTTGCTTCCTTAATCGAGCCTCATGCATCCCGGATCATTCCCGAGGCAG CTAACGTTAAGCTCGACCTCAGTTTGGGAATCTCTCTTTCACTGGGAGATGGTCCAAAGCAAAAAGATAAGACCCCTAACAGTATG ATGGAGAACCACATGGCTGCAGCGACATGTGATAGTCCTTTCAATTTGTTAAAGAGGGGTTCAGACCACCTTATCAACCGCCATGTCCTCCATCCTTCTGCGTTCTTTTCACCCATG GAAAGAACACCAGAGAAAGGTTTTATGTCGCCTCCTCCTCAAAGCTTCCTAACCAGGACATTGCAAGCGCAAGATCAGTTCAGTGGTGTAACCGCCACAACAGCTATTGCATCGCCACTGTACTCAAATGCAGCATCATCAGGATTCTCACCCTCAGCTACACCCCCACCTTCTTCCTCCTCCACTGCTACTCTTCATCCTTCTCAGCCCTTCCTCAATCTGAATATACCCGGTCTCTATGTCATCCACCCATCTGATTCCCCATCCCAGCAACACCACCCCCATCTCATGAACCGATCACAACCACCACCACCATATAAGCGTACTTGTAACATAGAGTGA
- the LOC106320676 gene encoding AP2-like ethylene-responsive transcription factor TOE2 isoform X1 — translation MMLDLNLDVVSTQMDESVTSNSSVVNAEASSCIDGEEELCSTRAAVKFQFEILKGRGREEEDRTTKEFFPVAQSSRSSVDISFQRGTQGGDFVQPPPAQPVKKSRRGPRSKSSQYRGVTFYRRTGRWESHIWDCGKQVYLGGFDTAHAAARAYDRAAVRFRGLEADINFVISDYEEDLKQMAHLSKEEVVQVLRRQSSGFSRSNSRYQGVSLQKIGGWRGTQMKQFNGNIDYYDGSYDYGIRTVASLIEPHASRIIPEAANVKLDLSLGISLSLGDGPKQKDKTPNSMMENHMAAATCDSPFNLLKRGSDHLINRHVLHPSAFFSPMERTPEKGFMSPPPQSFLTRTLQAQDQFSGVTATTAIASPLYSNAASSGFSPSATPPPSSSSTATLHPSQPFLNLNIPGLYVIHPSDSPSQQHHPHLMNRSQPPPPYKRTCNIE, via the exons ATGATGCTGGATCTCAATCTCGACGTCGTGTCAACTCAGATGGATGAATCGGTGACTTCGAACTCTTCTGTAGTCAATGCCGAGGCGTCAAGCTGCATCGACGGCGAAGAGGAGCTCTGCTCCACACGCGCCGCGGTCAAGTTTCAGTTTGAAATACTGAAAGGAAGAGGTCGAGAAGAAGAAGATAGAACGACTAAGGAGTTTTTTCCTGTTGCGCAAAGTTCGAGGAGCTCCGTTGATATCTCCTTCCAGAGAGGGACACAAGGCGGAGACTTTGTACAGCCACCACCAGCACAGCCGGTGAAGAAAAGCAGGAGAGGGCCTAGGTCTAAGAGTTCTCAGTACAGAGGGGTCACTTTCTATAGGAGGACAGGCAGATGGGAATCTCATATCTG GGATTGCGGTAAACAAGTTTATTTAG GTGGATTTGACACTGCTCATGCTGCAGCTAG GGCGTACGATCGAGCTGCTGTCAGGTTCAGGGGACTGGAGGCTGACATTAATTTCGTTATCAGCGATTATGAAGAGGATCTCAAGCAG ATGGCGCATCTTTCCAAGGAGGAAGTTGTGCAAGTACTTCGGCGACAGAGCTCTGGTTTCTCCAGGAGCAATTCAAGATATCAAGGAGTTTCTTTGCAGAAGATTGGCGGGTGGAGGGGAACTCAAATGAAGCAGTTCAATGGAAACAT AGATTATTATGATGGCTCATATGATTATGGAATCAGGACGGTTGCTTCCTTAATCGAGCCTCATGCATCCCGGATCATTCCCGAGGCAG CTAACGTTAAGCTCGACCTCAGTTTGGGAATCTCTCTTTCACTGGGAGATGGTCCAAAGCAAAAAGATAAGACCCCTAACAGTATG ATGGAGAACCACATGGCTGCAGCGACATGTGATAGTCCTTTCAATTTGTTAAAGAGGGGTTCAGACCACCTTATCAACCGCCATGTCCTCCATCCTTCTGCGTTCTTTTCACCCATG GAAAGAACACCAGAGAAAGGTTTTATGTCGCCTCCTCCTCAAAGCTTCCTAACCAGGACATTGCAAGCGCAAGATCAGTTCAGTGGTGTAACCGCCACAACAGCTATTGCATCGCCACTGTACTCAAATGCAGCATCATCAGGATTCTCACCCTCAGCTACACCCCCACCTTCTTCCTCCTCCACTGCTACTCTTCATCCTTCTCAGCCCTTCCTCAATCTGAATATACCCGGTCTCTATGTCATCCACCCATCTGATTCCCCATCCCAGCAACACCACCCCCATCTCATGAACCGATCACAACCACCACCACCATATAAGCGTACTTGTAACATAGAGTGA
- the LOC106323325 gene encoding uncharacterized protein At3g43530-like — protein MDDLDACRSFPWGRLTFEDAIKEIKHVMNHLKGEVLAFECIPDLGKTFRIYSDDASEDCPRICKSRFTKSSLRGYPLEDIYAAVGDTKVINSVLVPTIDEKIMLARIIDEEREYDRQGSLSDTWNYRLNVKQKNIWWKELYELDQAARGVLPKKKDKENVTFAEGSSSNSGLDSRLQGLEERTLEFMGEGFVGLHKTDSTESKKEPSHDEDIDFRQWDYGTYEENDKANAEQEAEKDKDNIENTEQEADRKNENSDEEEGEEKEADDNAQQEGEKEKENIEADEQDKEDSESESESETDNQAEVEGKDDQEEEVEGKESETREQEKEKSETNETEGTPKDDHNELRFETNRTDETPTPPRGNQTEGTPTPPRGRTKEMAARRLVTKPMEEEIVKEKKNREKVAEEEKKEEEVVKVVEEQTGEIVKEQAGEIVEEYTGEEKQRWIVVGYKEAPSSWIMYKCKENAAVAVP, from the exons ATGGACGATTTAGATGCTTGCAGATCATTTCCCTGGGGTCGTCTAACGTTTGAGGATGCAATAAAGGAGATTAAGCACGTGATGAACCATCTGAAGGGCGAA GTTCTGGCTTTTGAGTGTATTCCGGATTTGGGGAAAACGTTTAGAATCTATTCAGACGACGCTAGTGAAGACTGTCCAAGGATATGCAAGAGCCGGTTTACAAAGTCCAGTCTTAGGGGTTATCCTTTGGAAGACATATATGCTGCGGTTGGAGACACAAAG GTTATCAACAGTGTGTTAGTTCCAACTATTGATGAGAAAATTATGCTGGCTCGTATCATTGATGAGGAGCGAGAGTATGACCGTCAGGGCAGCCTAAGTGATACTTGGAACTACCGGTTAAATGTGAAGCAGAAGAATATTTGGTGGAAAGAGTTATATGAGTTAGATCAAGCTGCACGGGGAGTGTTGCCAAAAAAGAAAGACAAAGAAAATGTGACGTTTGCAGAAGGATCATCCTCTAATTCTGGTTTAGATTCGAGGTTGCAAGGTCTGGAAGAGAGGACTTTGGAGTTCATGGGAGAAGGATTTGTTGGACTTCAC AAGACAGACTCTACTGAGAGTAAGAAGGAGCCGAGTCATGATGAAGACATAGATTTTCGACAGTGGGACTACGGTACATATGAAGAGAATGACAAAGCTAATGCTGAGCAAGAGGCTGAGAAAGATAAGGATAACATCGAGAATACTGAGCAAGAGGCTGACAGAAAAAATGAAAACAGTGATGAAGAAGAAGGTGAAGAGAAAGAGGCTGATGACAATGCTCAGCAAGAGGGTGAGAAAGAGAAGGAAAATATCGAGGCTGATGAGCAAGACAAGGAAGACAGTGAGAGTGAGAGTGAGAGTGAGACTGATAATCAAGCAGAGGTTGAAGGGAAAGATGATCAAGAAGAAGAAGTTGAAGGGAAGGAGTCTGAAACGAGGGAGCAAGAAAAGGAGAAAAGTGAGACTAATGAG ACAGAGGGAACTCCCAAAGATGATCACAATGAGCTTCGGTTTGAGACGAACAGAACCGATGAAACTCCAACACCACCACGTGGGAATCAGACGGAGGGAACTCCCACACCACCACGTGGTAGGACTAAGGAAATGGCTGCGAGGAGACTAGTGACAAAGCCTATGGAGGAAGAAATTGTAAAAG AGAAAAAAAACAGGGAGAAAGTTGCGGAAGAAGAGAAAAAAGAGGAAGAGGTTGTGAAAGTTGTTGAAGAACAGACTGGGGAAATTGTCAAGGAACAGGCTGGGGAAATTGTTGAGGAATATACTGGGGAAGAAAAGCAAAGGTGGATCGTGGTCGGTTACAAGGAAGCACCGAGTTCTTGGATCATGTATAAGTGCAAGGAGAATGCCGCTGTTGCTGTACCTTAG
- the LOC106320696 gene encoding B3 domain-containing protein At5g60130-like produces the protein MKLVTPENDCVTKFFRVYMPGISGDDLELPVCFNSFLPKPLPKHVTLKSIYGKIWKMTLRRCGGDPERYMLVNGWKRIAKDESLTTGNVLEFQLDDDGSLCFNFSIYEPLTMCKRLGTTTSVQETENADDVLVLSDDDDDEDSDYSCADDTDASAEDDDHGVAAGDEDVALDGSDDDAEANHDDDRRYLDDRSNAFFRVKINPKKISQLRIPSKVINDYGLSFSETESIVIIDPLVKKFGKLSKKMKVQTNGSVFIKGYGAVYRRNGVRSTDKMICELKKAGNNNVVHTIKFHVIK, from the exons ATGAAGCTAG TTACTCCTGAGAATGATTGTGTTACAAAGTTCTTCAGAGTGTACATGCCTGGTATATCAGGAGATGATTTG GAGTTGCCTGTTTGTTTCAACAGCTTCTTACCAAAGCCTCTGCCTAAACACGTAACGCTTAAAAGTATTTACGGGAAGATTTGGAAAATGACGTTGAGGAGATGTGGTGGCGACCCTGAGAGATACATGCTGGTTAACGGGTGGAAGAGGATCGCGAAGGACGAGTCTCTGACCACTGGAAACGTACTGGAGTTTCAATTGGATGATGATGGCTCGCTGTGTTTCAACTTCTCTATCTACGAGCCTCTCACCATGTGTAAAAGACTCGGAACAACAACTTCAGTGCAAGAAACCGAAAATGCTGATGACGTTTTGGTTCTTAGTGATGATGATGATGATGAGGATTCTGATTACAGTTGTGCTGACGATACTGATGCTAGTGCTGAAGATGATGATCATGGTGTTGCGGCTGGTGATGAAGATGTAGCGCTTGATGGTTCTGATGATGATGCTGAGGCAAACCATGATGATGACAGACGATATCTAGATGATCGCAGCAACGCGTTTTTTCGAGTGAAGATCAATCCGAAGAAGATAAGCCAATTG CGCATACCATCTAAGGTTATAAATGACTACGGCTTATCCTTCTCCGAGACCGAGAGTATAGTTATCATCGATCCACTCGTGAAGAAGTTCGGGAAGCTGTCGAAGAAAATGAAGGTTCAGACGAACGGCAGTGTGTTTATCAAAGGGTATGGAGCTGTTTACAGGAGGAATGGTGTGAGGTCGACGGACAAAATGATATGCGAGTTGAAGAAGGCGGGTAACAACAATGTGGTTCACACTATCAAGTTTCACGTTATCAAGTAG
- the LOC106320676 gene encoding AP2-like ethylene-responsive transcription factor TOE2 isoform X2 has product MMLDLNLDVVSTQMDESVTSNSSVVNAEASSCIDGEEELCSTRAAVKFQFEILKGRGREEEDRTTKEFFPVAQSSRSSVDISFQRGTQGGDFVQPPPAQPVKKSRRGPRSKSSQYRGVTFYRRTGRWESHIWDCGKQVYLGGFDTAHAAARAYDRAAVRFRGLEADINFVISDYEEDLKQMAHLSKEEVVQVLRRQSSGFSRSNSRYQGVSLQKIGGWRGTQMKQFNGNIDYYDGSYDYGIRTVASLIEPHASRIIPEAANVKLDLSLGISLSLGDGPKQKDKTPNSMMENHMAAATCDSPFNLLKRGSDHLINRHVLHPSAFFSPMERTPEKGFMSPPPQSFLTRTLQAQDQFSGVTATTAIASPLYSNAASSGFSPSATPPPSSSSTATLHPSQPFLNLNIPGLYVIHPSDYASQQHHHHLMNRSQPPPPYKRTCNIE; this is encoded by the exons ATGATGCTGGATCTCAATCTCGACGTCGTGTCAACTCAGATGGATGAATCGGTGACTTCGAACTCTTCTGTAGTCAATGCCGAGGCGTCAAGCTGCATCGACGGCGAAGAGGAGCTCTGCTCCACACGCGCCGCGGTCAAGTTTCAGTTTGAAATACTGAAAGGAAGAGGTCGAGAAGAAGAAGATAGAACGACTAAGGAGTTTTTTCCTGTTGCGCAAAGTTCGAGGAGCTCCGTTGATATCTCCTTCCAGAGAGGGACACAAGGCGGAGACTTTGTACAGCCACCACCAGCACAGCCGGTGAAGAAAAGCAGGAGAGGGCCTAGGTCTAAGAGTTCTCAGTACAGAGGGGTCACTTTCTATAGGAGGACAGGCAGATGGGAATCTCATATCTG GGATTGCGGTAAACAAGTTTATTTAG GTGGATTTGACACTGCTCATGCTGCAGCTAG GGCGTACGATCGAGCTGCTGTCAGGTTCAGGGGACTGGAGGCTGACATTAATTTCGTTATCAGCGATTATGAAGAGGATCTCAAGCAG ATGGCGCATCTTTCCAAGGAGGAAGTTGTGCAAGTACTTCGGCGACAGAGCTCTGGTTTCTCCAGGAGCAATTCAAGATATCAAGGAGTTTCTTTGCAGAAGATTGGCGGGTGGAGGGGAACTCAAATGAAGCAGTTCAATGGAAACAT AGATTATTATGATGGCTCATATGATTATGGAATCAGGACGGTTGCTTCCTTAATCGAGCCTCATGCATCCCGGATCATTCCCGAGGCAG CTAACGTTAAGCTCGACCTCAGTTTGGGAATCTCTCTTTCACTGGGAGATGGTCCAAAGCAAAAAGATAAGACCCCTAACAGTATG ATGGAGAACCACATGGCTGCAGCGACATGTGATAGTCCTTTCAATTTGTTAAAGAGGGGTTCAGACCACCTTATCAACCGCCATGTCCTCCATCCTTCTGCGTTCTTTTCACCCATG GAAAGAACACCAGAGAAAGGTTTTATGTCGCCTCCTCCTCAAAGCTTCCTAACCAGGACATTGCAAGCGCAAGATCAGTTCAGTGGTGTAACCGCCACAACAGCTATTGCATCGCCACTGTACTCAAATGCAGCATCATCAGGATTCTCACCCTCAGCTACACCCCCACCTTCTTCCTCCTCCACTGCTACTCTTCATCCTTCTCAGCCCTTCCTCAATCTGAAT ATACCCGGTCTCTATGTCATCCACCCATCGGATTACGCATCTCAGCAACACCACCACCATCTCATGAACCGATCACAACCACCACCACCATATAAGCGTACTTGTAACATAGAGTGA